The genomic DNA CTGGCGTCGCGCACGACCTGCTCGAGGCCGCGCTCCAGGTTGTTCGTGTTCACGATGGCCTGGCCGCCGGTCTCGCTTGCGAGCCGGTAGAGCGTGCTGTGCACGAAGGTGCCCTGGCCCAGCCCGCGCGGGTCGAGCGTGTGGATGACGACGTTGCCGCGGTTCGCCTCGCGCAGGAGATCCTGGAAGTCCGGCTCGAGCGAGATGTCCCACGTGAGCGGGATGCCCTGCGAGACCACGAGCAGCGTCTTTCGGCCCTCCCGGAGGCCCGACAGGTGCATGACCAGCGATCGCAGCGCCGAGATCACGACCTGCGAGCGTACGCGGCCCGGGTTGCGCGACAGGTTCTGCGACTCCTCGAGCGGGCTGCGGCCGATGAAGTTGTCGTTGCGGCCCTCGTAGGTCTTCAGCTCGCGCACGAGCCTGTCGCGGTCCCGCGTCCACTCGAGCGCGCTCAGCGGCGTGATCGGGTTCATCACCGTGACCAGGTCCAGCGGGCCCATCATCGTGTCGAGGAAGTCCGTCAGCGCCTTGCGCAGGGGCAGCATCTCCCGGGGATAGCGGCCCAGGTGGTAGTCGTCCATGAAGACGGCGAACAGCCGCACGTCGTCGCGCGCGGCCTCGGCCAGCGCATGCGACTGCGACCGGATCTCCAGCGCCTCGCCGTCGCCCCGCGGCTGTCCGTCGAGCCGGACCAGCGTGGCCTGTTCGACGGTCTGCCTGATGCCGTCCTCGGTCAGCTCGAAGTCCTCGGGCGTGAGGTCGGTCAGCGGCTCGTCGCGGGGGCCCGTCACCGAGACGTCGACGAGCACGAGCTTCACGCCGGCGCGGAAGATCGGCTGGTCCTGGGCTGCGTCCGGCGGCGGTGAAGGGGACGGCGGCGTCTGCGTCTGTCCCGCCGGCTGGGCCTGCGCGCGGACCGGCGCGGGCCGGCCGGGCCCCGCCAGCGCGGCGGCGAGCAGGGCCGCGGCGGCCGTCCACGTCCAGGCGCGTGCCCTCGGGCGCTCCGTCACGGCATCACCATTCGGTGCGTTGCACCACCGGCATCTGCAGCGCCCGCTCGCGGTCCAGATCCAGCGAGCCGACGTGCAGCGCCAGCGGCGACTGCACCCACTTGTAGATCGACTGCGTGAAGAGCCGCGTGAAGCGTGCCGCGCACGCGGCCAGGTACTCACGATCGTAGCCCGGACAGACGCTGACCAGCGCCTCGGCCATTTCCGGCGGGGACAGCTTCTCGCCGGCGTAGAGGTGCAGGCAGGCGTCCAGGATGGGGAAGGGCATCAGCTCCTGCTCGGCCTCCTGGCGGTCGGCCAGCTCGGGTCCGGGCGCGGTGGCCAGCGTGGCCGTGATGCCGTCGAAGCCGAACCGCGCGTGGAGGCGCACGAGCAGCGCCTCGACGACGGTCTTCGGCACGTTGGCGATGACCGACAACGCCCCTTCCAGGTCCCCGCCGATGGTCGTGTACCCGACGGCCTTCTCGCTCATGTCGCCCGTCTGCAGGAAGAGCGCGCCCGACGTGTTCGCCCAGTTCCACATCCGCTGGCCGCGCAGCCGCGCCTGGACGTTTTGACGCGTCATGGGGCCCGGGGGACGGCCCCCGAGCATGGCGGCCGCCGCCTCGACCTCGCGGTCGTAGGCGTCGTCC from Vicinamibacterales bacterium includes the following:
- a CDS encoding VWA domain-containing protein; the protein is MTERPRARAWTWTAAAALLAAALAGPGRPAPVRAQAQPAGQTQTPPSPSPPPDAAQDQPIFRAGVKLVLVDVSVTGPRDEPLTDLTPEDFELTEDGIRQTVEQATLVRLDGQPRGDGEALEIRSQSHALAEAARDDVRLFAVFMDDYHLGRYPREMLPLRKALTDFLDTMMGPLDLVTVMNPITPLSALEWTRDRDRLVRELKTYEGRNDNFIGRSPLEESQNLSRNPGRVRSQVVISALRSLVMHLSGLREGRKTLLVVSQGIPLTWDISLEPDFQDLLREANRGNVVIHTLDPRGLGQGTFVHSTLYRLASETGGQAIVNTNNLERGLEQVVRDASHYYLLGYTPAREPNDGKFHKISVKVRRRGVKTVARRGYWAPSAEEMTPSEPPALEPAVGSALENLEARRDNRVAHVETGFSPGTAGQVRLTATWRPVDGFKDAPAHLRLEVHDTQGAQIATAEDSLGDTGTGVVTLEVPPGDVVVRFSATGESGDVVDRWETPVTVPDLAGATVALATPQFVRALTTAAFQGLRRGESGQPSPDREFRTTDLVVVRTAVTGEASEAASVTAEVLTREGKVLASLPSSAVGGRRQVELPVRALALGEYVLRFTATSGAESAEATAGFAIVR